From the Lolium rigidum isolate FL_2022 chromosome 2, APGP_CSIRO_Lrig_0.1, whole genome shotgun sequence genome, one window contains:
- the LOC124687283 gene encoding zinc finger transcription factor YY1: protein MQAAPHRRHRWVKEWIPQDLIIAGGPCALYKWVREDRLAALKSNDKEQQVTDSAKPEPTTEILFLCSYDGCGKTFVDAGALKKHANVHGERQYVCHYEGCGKKFLDSSKLKRHFLIHTGEKNFVCHHEGCGKAFSLDFNLKAHMKTHFADNYHLCPSPECGRRFTQESKLRAHYRAQHDKNPGGPVMNLHNPVKPLATPPVPSADRPYVCPYDGCAKAYIHEYKLNLHLRKEHPNHYADAGAEAGPSRGTASKKSRRRKPNQTPNLPLSKVPKRSEYSAPSQAVSVPEEHQWPRKVLYEEDSEETEEEGENLEDGGSRYRAASSDDDDDEETEDEE, encoded by the exons ATGCAGGCCGccccccaccgccgccaccgatGGGTCAAGGAGTG GATTCCGCAGGACCTGATCATCGCCGGCGGCCCGTGCGCGCTTTACAAGTGGGTGCGAG AGGATAGATTGGCTGCTCTTAAATCCAATGATAAGGAACAACAAGTGACGGACTCTGCAAAGCCTGAGCCTACCACTGAGATTCTTTTCTTATGCAGCTATGATGGGTGCGGAAAAACTTTTGTTGATGCAGGGGCTCTTAAGAAACATGCCAACGTCCATGGGGAAAGGCAATATGTCTGCCACTATGAGGGATGTGGCAAG AAATTTTTAGATAGCTCGAAGTTGAAGAGGCATTTTCTTATTCATACAGGAGAGAAGAACTTTGTCTGCCATCATGAAGGTTGTGGCAAG GCTTTCTCATTGGATTTTAATTTAAAGGCACACATGAAAACACATTTTGCGGATAACTATCATCTGTGCCCGTCGCCAGAATGTGGTCGAAGATTTACACAGGAGTCTAAACTAAGGGCTCATTACAGGGCACAACATGACAAG AATCCAGGTGGGCCTGTAATGAACCTCCATAACCCAGTAAAACCACTGGCAACACCGCCAGTTCCCTCGGCTGATCGTCCATACGTCTGCCCTTACGACGGTTGTGCCAAGGCATACATTCACGAGTACAAACTTAACCTCCATTTGAGGAAAGAGCATCCCAATCACTACGCAGATGCTGGCGCCGAAGCTGGTCCTTCGAGGGGCACCGCGTCGAAGAAATCCCGTAGAAGGAAGCCAAACCAAACACCTAACTTGCCGCTCTCCAAGGTCCCTAAGCGCAGCGAATACTCGGCACCATCTCAAGCCGTCAGTGTCCCTGAGGAGCACCAGTGGCCAAGGAAAGTGCTGTACGAGGAAGATAGCGAGGAGAccgaggaggagggagagaaCCTCGAGGATGGTGGATCCAGGTACAGAGCTGCTagcagcgatgatgatgatgatgaggagacgGAGGATGAAGAATGA